In the Topomyia yanbarensis strain Yona2022 chromosome 3, ASM3024719v1, whole genome shotgun sequence genome, one interval contains:
- the LOC131691133 gene encoding sugar transporter SWEET1 → MPSFEGISLKDVLAMSATISTVLQFLTGSVICHRYIRKKSTGETSGFPFVSGFLSCFLWLKYGILTREHTVIFVNTIGSALFFSYVVIYFTFSVNKRVVIRQCLAVCSFILICALYSTYEPDVDKIISVIGLICCCVGVLFFASPFTKLAHVIRTKNTESLPFPIIVASFFVSLQWFVYGLLIDDRFIQIPNLLGCILSSTQLFLYVVYPSRKLYSAGGPAYQQLRPEDGAP, encoded by the exons ATGCCTTCGTTCGAGGGCATATCGCTGAAAGATGTATTGGCAATGTCGGCTACCATCTCAACAGTGCTGCAATTTCTAACAGGATC GGTAATATGTCACAGATACATTAGAAAAAAATCTACTGGTGAAACGTCTGGCTTTCCATTTGTGTCTGGATTTTTATC CTGCTTTCTGTGGTTGAAGTACGGCATTCTTACTAGGGAGCATACCGTAATTTTCGTCAATACTATTGGTTCAgcgttatttttttcttatgttgttatttatttcacattttccGTTAACAAACGAGTAGTTATTCGCCAGTGTCTGGCAGTATGcagttttattttgatttgcGCGCTTTACTCAACATATGAACCGGATGTGGACAAAATAATCAGTGTTATTG GTCTGATATGTTGTTGCGTGGGAGTTTTATTTTTCGCTTCTCCTTTCACAAAGTTGGCGCATGTGATACGTACAAAAAACACCGAAAGTCTTCCATTTCCCATCATTGTTGCTTCCTTTTTCGTGTCGCTTCAGTGGTTTGTTTACGGATTGCTGATCGATGATAGGTTTATTCAG ATTCCAAATCTTCTCGGGTGTATTTTATCGTCCACCCAGTTGTTCCTTTATGTTGTTTACCCAAGTCGAAAATTATATTCTGCCGGGGGTCCTGCTTATCAACAACTGCGGCCGGAGGATGGCGCCCCTTGA